From the Calonectris borealis chromosome 4, bCalBor7.hap1.2, whole genome shotgun sequence genome, one window contains:
- the LOC142081541 gene encoding inositol 1,4,5-trisphosphate receptor-interacting protein-like 1, producing the protein MHFSFLNWSAQTFYETLDPRQRCLADSKLMWINFKAMAVAIVLILAVLATQYGLNHDHQVDVAMTERMQRREQYLHQEMTRLLQEIEHYPEEDALLSVFRQWPFWTAAAALALLAAGLPDMRKVLKELVGDLLGVCRVLCKRTFMPEMHPAFGVGGACEAWSVHENGIAYRLLVFLRPPPGHSFSLEPDTTGQWPARHSSTRVLLECMCSREKLLGDILCFLHHPDDKLPRDQSSDLLRTLCTGSYLDTEKTACWVQKLVRSAWLFLPQSHHCQLTVLPSSQTCRFQLTTTSELNICMEMVLAAQQGSSGAALSLG; encoded by the exons ATGCACTTTTCTTTCCTAAACTGGTCTGCACAAACTTTCTACGAGACCTTGGACCCTCGCCAGAGATGCCTGGCTGACTCCAAACTGATGTGGATCAACTTCAAA GCCATGGCTGTGGCAATCGTGctcatcctggctgtgctggccacCCAGTACGGGCTGAACCATGATCACCAGGTAGATGTGGCCATGACCGAGCGCATGCAGCGGCGTGAGCAGTATCTGCACCAGGAgatgactcggctgctgcaggagattgAGCACTACCCCGAGGAAGACGCGCTCCTTTCTGTGTTCCGGCAGTGGCCATTTTGGAccgctgcagcagccctggccctgctcgctGCG GGCCTGCCTGACATGCGCaaggtgctgaaggagctggtgggTGACCTCCTTGGTGTCTGCCGAGTGCTTTGCAAGAGGACTTTCATGCCGGAGATGCACCCAGCCTTTGGGGTGGGCGGCGCCTGTGAAGCCTGGAGTGTCCACGAGAACGGCATCGCCTACCGCCTGCTCGTGTTCCTGCGGCCACCCCCCGGGCACTCTTTCAGCCTCGAGCCCGACACCACAGGGCAGTGGCCAGCAAGGCACTCCAGCACCCGTGTGCTGTTGGAGTGCATGTGCTCGAGGGAGAAGCTGCTGGGGGATATTTTGTGCTTTCTCCACCACCCCGACGACAAGCTGCCGAGGGATCAGAGCTCGGACCTCCTACGCACCCTCTGCACAGGCTCCTACTTAGATAcggagaaaactgcctgctgggtCCAGAAGTTGGTGAGATCAGCCTGGCTGTTTTTGCCTCAGTCGCACCACTGCCAGCTAACggtgctgccctcctcccagaCCTGCAGGTTCCAGCTGACAACCACCTCCGAGCTGAACATCTGCATGGAGATGGTTTTAGCAGCGCAGCAAGGCAGCTCAGGCGCCGCCCTGAGCCTTGGGTAG